ACGCGGTGTCGTCGGCCAGCGCGCGCTCGCGCAGCGAGGCCGCCTGTTCCAGGGCGCGATCGGGAATACGGGTCTCGGCCGCGGCGGCGGCCAGCGGGACGAGCAGGGCGGCGGCAAGCAGGGCAAGGCGCATGCGGCTATGGCTCCGGGGTATGAGACCCCGAGCCTAGCAGCGCCTGCGATGCCGCTCCCGTGCGCATGGTCACGGGAGCGGCGGGATCGATCAGCGCGGCTGCTGCTGCAGCGAGTCGCGGATCTGGCGCAGCAGGAGCACTTCCTCGCTCGGCTCCGGCGGCGCGGCCTGGGCTTCCTCTTCCTGCTTGCGGCGGCGGGCCAGGCGGTTGAGGCCCTTGACCAGCATGAAGATGGCGAACGCCACGATCAGGAACTGGATCACGGTGTTGAGGAACTCGCCGTAGCCGATGACCACGGCCGGGATCTCGCTGCCGTCGGCGGCCACGCGCGCGGGCGACAGGGTCCAGGCAAGGTCGGAGAAGTCGACATTGCCGATCAGCCAGCCCAGCGGAGGCATGATGATCTTGTCCACCAGTGCGCTGACGATCTTGCCGAACGCGCCGCCGATCACCACGCCCACGGCGAGGTCGATCACGTTGCCGCGCATGGCGAATTCCTTGAACTCGCTGATCATGCCCATCTTGAATCCTCCAGTTGTTCCAGTTGTTTCAGTTGTTCCAGGTGCACGCGGCACGTGCGCGGAAGCGTAACCCCCGCGGGCCGCGCGCGGTGATCAGCCGGCGACGTGGCCGTGCAGGGTGGCGATGCCTTCGAGGCTGGCGACGAAGCGGTCGCCCGGCTGCAGCGCGGCCACGCCGGCCGGGGTGCCCATGAACACCAGGTCGCCCGCACGCAGCGCGTACAGCTTCGAAAGCTCGTGCAGGATCTCCGCCACGTCCCAGATCAGGTCCGACAGCGGCGCGCGCTGGCGCACCTGGCCGTTGACCTGCAGCTCGAGCACGCGGCCGTCGAGGCTGCCGGCCTCGGCGACCGGGACCAGCCCGGCGACCGGCGCGGAATGGTCGAAGCCCTTGGCGATGTCCCAGGGCAGGCCCTTGGCCTTGGCCGCGGCCTGCAGGTCGCGCCGGGTCAGGTCCAGGCCGACGCTGTAGCCGTATACCAGGGCCTTCGCGTCCTCGACCGCCAGTACGCCGGCCGGCGCGTCGCGGCCGATCGCCACCACCAGCTCGACCTCGTGGTGCAGGTCGGAGGTGGCCGGCGGGTAGGGCACGGCTTCGCCGGTGACGATGGCATCGGCCGGCTTCATGAAGAACACGGGAGTGCCGCGCTCGGCTTTCGAGGCGGGGGCGGTGGCGCCCATCTCGCGGGCGTGGTCGGCGAAGTTGCGGCCGACGCAATAGATGCGGTGGACCGGGAAGGTGCCGCCGCCGCGCACGGCCAGTCGCGGCACGGCCGGTGCGGGGATCACGTCGTGGTTGTCGGCGACCATGCTGCGGCCCGTATGCATGAGGGCCGCACAGTCTAGCGGCGCAGGCGCACCGCGGTCAGCGGGGCAGGGCCTGGCGGCGCAGCACCCGGTACTCGGCGTCCATCACCGTGCCGCGGGCGGACGCCCGCTGGGCGCGACCGCGCATCAGCTTCCACGCCAGGCCCACGGTCAGCATCGCCGCGCCCACGAACACGCTGAAGAACACCAGCAGCGCCAGCAGGCCGAGGCCGACCAGGCCCAGGGCCACGCGCAGCAGCGGGTGCCGCGGCTTGCGGGGCTGGAACAGGTCGCGCAGGCGTGCGCTGTCGAAGCGGAAGGAGCGTTGGTGCATTTCGGTGCCGTGCCAGAATGGCGGGTGGCCGGCAGTATCGGTGTGATATCCGCGCGAGGTGTGATGAATCCGTTAAACCATGAACCGCTGCTCAGTCTTG
This genomic interval from Pseudoxanthomonas suwonensis 11-1 contains the following:
- the mscL gene encoding large-conductance mechanosensitive channel protein MscL: MGMISEFKEFAMRGNVIDLAVGVVIGGAFGKIVSALVDKIIMPPLGWLIGNVDFSDLAWTLSPARVAADGSEIPAVVIGYGEFLNTVIQFLIVAFAIFMLVKGLNRLARRRKQEEEAQAAPPEPSEEVLLLRQIRDSLQQQPR
- a CDS encoding fumarylacetoacetate hydrolase family protein — translated: MHTGRSMVADNHDVIPAPAVPRLAVRGGGTFPVHRIYCVGRNFADHAREMGATAPASKAERGTPVFFMKPADAIVTGEAVPYPPATSDLHHEVELVVAIGRDAPAGVLAVEDAKALVYGYSVGLDLTRRDLQAAAKAKGLPWDIAKGFDHSAPVAGLVPVAEAGSLDGRVLELQVNGQVRQRAPLSDLIWDVAEILHELSKLYALRAGDLVFMGTPAGVAALQPGDRFVASLEGIATLHGHVAG